In the genome of Terriglobia bacterium, the window ATGGCCGAAGTAAAAAACGTAACCATCACCGTTGACGGCAAGCAGGTTACCGCTCCTGCGGGCACGCTGCTGATTGAAGCCTGCAAGGCCGTGGGAATTGAAGTCCCATCGTTCTGCTATTACCCGGGGCTTTCTCTTCAGGCCGCCTGCCGCATGTGCCTGGTGCGCATTGAGAAAATGCCTAAGCTCCAGACCGCCTGCACTGTACCGATAACCGATGGCATGGTCGTGGCCACTGATACGGATGAAGTTCGCCAGGCGCGCAAGTCGATGATCGAACTCCTGCTTGGTAACCACCCGCTGGACTGCCCCGTGTGCGACGCCGGCGGCGAATGCGAACTGCAGGACATGACTTTCAAGTATGGCGCGGCGGAATCGCGCTATATGGAAGGCAAGCTGCATAAAGAAGAGCAGCAGTGGTCGCCGGTGGTCTTCTTTGATCGCCCGCGCTGCATTCTCTGCTATCGCTGCGTGCGCGTCTGCGGTGAGGGCATGGACGTCTCCGCGCTGGGCGTTCAGCTTCGCGGCTCCAGCTCGGTGATCGCCCCGAACGAAGGCGACCATCTGGACTGCGAAGAATGCGGCATGTGCATCGATATTTGTCCAGTCGGCGCGTTGACCTCCGGCGCTTACCGCTACAAGACCCGTCCGTGGGAGATGAAGCACGTTGGCACCATCTGCACGCACTGCGGCGATGGCTGCAAGACCACGCTGGGCGTCCGCCGGTCTGACACCGGAATGGACATTGTTCGCGGCGATAATCGCGACAAGAGCGGCATCAATGGCGACTTCCTCTGCATCAAGGGCCGCTACGGGTTCGATTATTTTGATCACAAAGACCGTCTGCGCCAGCCTCTGGTCCGCAAAGACGGCAAGCTTACGCCTACTACCTGGGAAGAAGCCATTGAGCATGTGGGCAAGCGACTGCGCGAGATTCGCGACAGCAAGGGCGGCCAGTCGATTGGCGTGATTGGCTCCAATCGGACGACCAACGAAGAAAACTATCTCTTGCAGAAGTTCGCGCGCACCGTGCTGGGCACCAATAATATCGATCACCACCGTACGGCGGATTTTGCCGGTTTTGCCCGCGCAGTCTCCGGAAAAGAAAATGCTACGGCCACTATGCGCGACGTTGCCAGCGCGCCGGCCATCCTGCTGATCGGCAATGATCCCACGGAGCGCCACCCGCTGCTGGCGTGGAATATCCGCACCAACGTCCGCCTGCACCAGGCAAAACTTTTTGTGGTGAATTCGCAGCCGATCAAGCTGCGCCGCCAGGCTACGCGATTTGTGCAGGTGCCAGCCGGACGCGAAGGCAAGCTCATCGCGTTCCTCAACGGCGACGATGCCGCGGCGGGCACGCTCACGGGCGGCGGCGGATCCAATGACGCGCTGAAACAGCTGCGCGACGAACTGAAAGCGCAGAAAGACCTCGTCATCATCTTTGGCTCTGAGTTGCAAGGCGCCGATATAGCAGCGCTGGTCAAGTTCGGCGCTGCTACGAATGCCAAATTCATATGCCTGGGCGACTACGCCAACTCGCGCGGCGCGGCTGATATGGGACTCTATCCCGATCTGCTGCCCGGATACGTCGCACTGGACGGGCCGCACAAGTACAACGAAGAATGGGGATCGCTCTCCAAGACCAAAGGCTTGTCTTTGCAGGAAATGATGCAAGCGGCGAAAGCCGGCAAGTTGGCAGCGCTTTATGTTGTCGGATCGAACCCAGTGGTCGACTACAACTTTGATCCGGCAGCGTTGCAGAATACCTTTGTCGTTGTGCAGGAGCTGTTCCTGACGGAAACGGCCATGCTGGCAGAAGTGGTTTTGCCCGCGGCTTCAGCGTATGAAAAAGGCGGCACATTCACCAATACTTGCGGCGACCTGCAGTTGCTGAAAAAAGCCGGCGACATTACCGGCATCAAAAGCGATTTTGAAATCATCGTTCGCGTGGCTGAGCGAATCGGCACGGAAATTCGCAAGCTGGTGCCTTTCGGTGGCGGCGTCCGGGCTGACATGGGGCAGACCCGAGGAGCGCAATCCGGCGAAGCAGACCGCCACTCCGTGTGGCTCACGGCCAACAATCTTGAGCCGAGGCTCAGCCCTTTCGATCCTTACGCCATGCTGGATGAGATCCAACGGCTGGTACCGGGATATGAATTTTCGCGGCTGGGCCTGCTGGCCGGAAACGATCAGCACATGCTGGCTGCCGAGCGCAGCGCCGCGGGCGCGGGCGATGGACTGGTACAGATTGTCCCCGCCAATGACACGCTGTTTACCTCAGGAACGCTGGGACGGTATTCGAAGACGCTCAACAGTGTGATCGAAAATAAACGCGCGCCAGCGGACAAAGAAGTGATGGCGGACTGAGCAACTGGCAATTAGCAATTAGCTTGAATGCGAATAGATCAGGCTCCTTAGTAGTAGTCAGCAAATAGTAGAGGCATGCAAATCGGCGCCTTAATGGGAATGGATCGACCTGGGCTTTGGCCCTGAATGTATAGGGACCGTGGATACAAAAACTTTTATTATCGCCGCAGTAATTAAGATCGCGCTGGTGGTCTTCATCATGCTCACGGGCGTGGCCTATACCACATGGCTGGAGCGCAAAGTGATCGGTCGCATCCAGAACCGTTGGGGACCAACGCGCGTGGGCCCGTTCGGCCTGCTGCAACCGCTGGCCGACGGCATCAAATTCATCTTGAAAGAAGACCTGCTGCCGGACTACGTCCACAAGGGCCTGTTCATTCTTGCGCCCATGTTGGCGCTAGTGATGTCCCTGATTTCGATTGCTGTGATCCCCTTTGGCGAGACCATCACCATTGCCGGACATACCACGGCCTTGCAGATCAGCGGCATGGTGAGTTCCAGCGGCGGCATTAGCGACATCAACATCGGCCTGCTTATCATTCTTGGCGTAACGTCGATCGGTGTGTACGGTGTGGCGCTCGCCGGGTGGTCATCGAACAGCAAATATTCCCTGCTCGGCTCATTGCGCGCCAGCGCCCAGATGATCAGTTACGAGCTTGCGCTCGGACTGTCGCTCGTCGGCATTCTGCTGCTCTCCGGCACCTTGAGCCTGCGCCAGATCGTATCCAGCCAGAGCGGCAACTGGGTCCTGGGCGGACATGACACGCACGTTCCTCACTGGTTCATTTTTCCGCAGATCGTCGGCTTCTTTATTTATCTGCTGGCGGCATACGCTGAGACCAACCGTATACCTTTTGATATGCCGGAAGCCGAAACCGAGCTGGTGGCGGGCTATCACACCGAATATAGTTCAATGAAGTTCGCCATGTTCTTTATGGCGGAATACGTGAACATGTTTACGGTTGCGTGCCTGGCGACACTGCTGTTTTTTGGCGGATGGCACGGGCCGCATCTTGCATTCCTTCCGCCCATCGGGCAGGCACTGCTGCCGGTGGTTTATTTCGCGGCCAAAGTTTTCTTTTTCATCTTTCTCTATATATGGATTCGCGGCACGCTGCCGCGTTTCCGCTATGACCAGCTCATGGCGTTCGGCTGGAAGTTTCTTCTGCCGCTGGCCATTGCCAACATTATTGTCACCAGCCTGATTGTGGCGTGGGGGGCATAACCGGATGGTCCATCAGGTTCTATTCATCGCTTTTGGTCTGATCTGCGTGGCCGGCGCCATCAATCTGCTGGTGCAGCGCCACCCCATCAGCAGCGCGCTTTCACTGGTGGTTGTGATGGCTTCACTGTCTTTGATTTATCTGCTGCTGGGCGCGGAATTTGTCGCCGCCATTCAGGTAATCGTCTATGCCGGCGCAATCATGGTGTTATTTGTCTTTGTGATCATGTTGCTGAATGCTGGGGCAGAAGAACGAACACGCGGCAGCAGGATGGCGCTTTTTGTCGGCGTGCCAGGCGTAGTGGTCCTGGCCGGCACCGTAGGCTGGATGCTGGTGAGCGGCAGCGGACGGTTGGGCACAGTCAGCATCAGCTCCAGCAACTTTGGCGAAACTCACAACATCGCCCACCTGCTGTTTCGCGACTTTTTATTGCCGTTTGAAATCACTTCAGTGCTGATCCTCATTGCCATTATGGGAGCGGTGGTGCTGGGAAAGAGGGAGAACTAAAATGGTTCCACTTTCCTGGTATCTCATTCTAAGCGGCATTCTATTTGCGCTGGGCGTGTTGGGCTTTCTGCTCAAGCGCAACATCATCACCATTTTTATGTCGATTGAGCTCATGCTCAACGCCGTGAACCTGAGCTTTGTGGCGTTTGCCAATTACTGGAACACGCATCCTGCCGCCGACAAATCGATCATCCCGCTGAGCGGACAGGTGTTTGTTTTCTTTGTAATGGTTGTGGCCGCAGCGGAAGCCGCTGTTGGACTGGCAATTATCATTTCTGTTTTCCGTACCCGTGAGACCCTGAACGTTGATCGCGTGAACCTGCTGAAATTATGACCAAGAACCTAAATCTCTGGGTGATTCCGCTGCTTCCGCTGATCGGCGCGGCCATCAACGGCCTGCTAGGGCGTCGCTTCAAGAACGCGATGGTTAGCGCCGTTGCCCTGCTCTTTACCGCAGCATCATTCGGCTGGGCAGCATGGGCCGTGTGGACAGCGTGGCCGGGTAGCGGCATTGCCCTACCCCACATTGAAACGCTGGCCACGTGGATTACCGCCGGCACGTTCTCCGCGCCTTTCGGGTTCCAGCTTGACCAGCTTTCCATGATCATGGTCCTGGTGGTCACGGGCGTCGGTTTCCTGATTCATATTTATTCCGTCGGGTACATGGCGCATGAAGGCGGCTATTATCGGTTTTTTGCCTACCTGAACCTGTTCATGTTCTTCATGCTCACGCTGGTTCTGGCAAACAACTATCTGCTGATGTTCGTAGGCTGGGAAGGCGTGGGACTCGCGTCGTATCTCCTGATCGGTTTTTTCTTTCTCAAGGACTCCGCAGCCGACGCGGGCAAGAAAGCTTTCATCGTTAACCGCATCGGCGACTTCGCGTTTCTGATCGGGATGTTCCTGCTGATCCAGCATTTCGGCACGCTCACATTTGCCGGCGATACCGGCGTCTTTGCCCAAGTGGCAAAACTGCCACAGGACACCGGCTGGGGTTGGATCACCATCACAGCCCTCTGTCTGATGTTTGGCGCCACAGGCAAATCCGCGCAGGTCCCGCTTTACGTCTGGCTACCGGACGCCATGGAAGGCCCAACGCCGGTTTCCGCGCTGATTCACGCAGCGACCATGGTCACAGCGGGCATTTACATGATTGCCCGCTCGCATGCCATCTTTAATCTGGCTCCACATGCGCTTCAGATAGTTGCCATCATCGGCTGCATCACCGCAATCTTTGCCGCCACCATGGGGCTGGCGCAGACCGATATCAAGCGCGTGCTGGCGTACTCCACTGTTTCGCAGCTTGGATACATGTTCCTCGCTTGCGGAGTCGCGGCCTACTCGGCCGGAATCTTCCATCTGATGACGCACGCGTTCTTCAAGGCGCTGCTCTTCCTCGGCGCAGGCTCAGTGATTCACGCCGTGGGCGGTGAGCAGGACATGCGCCGCATGGGCGGCCTGCGCAAGCTGATCCCCGTTACATTCTGGGTGGTCACGATCGCAACTATCGCCATAGCTGGAATTCCACCCTTCGCGGGTTTCTTCAGCAAGGACGAGATTCTGGGCGCGGTGTTTCACAGTCCTTATGGCGGGCCTGTGATCTGGGGCATCGGCGTTCTCACAGCCGGACTTACTTCGTTTTATATGTTCCGTCTGTGGTTCATGACTTTCTTTGGCGAACTCAAGCTCGGTTCAGTCGATCTTGGCGAAGAGGCGCACGCAGCAAATGCTCCAGCACAGGCTGCACATGGCGCTGCTTCACACTCGCACGGCCACGCCGATGACAAGTCCCACGGCCATGGAGGCGTGCACGAATCTCCATGGGTCATGCTTGGGCCGCTTGTCATTCTGGCCGTGCTGTCATTTGGCGGCGGGTGGGTGGGCGTGCCGCAGTTCATGGGCGGTCATAATGAGGTCGAGCACTTCCTCGCGCCCGTAATGCAATCGGCACCGGCCGTCGCTGGCGAGGCGGTCTCTGACAAAGATGCCACCACGTCTCACGCGGGTGAAGCGACGCCTGAAAATACAAGTGAAGAGTGGCTTCTTGCCGGCACCTCAGTCGCCGCGGCCTTGATGGGACTGTTCTTTGCGTACCTCTTCTATTACAAGAGTCCCGAACTTCCCGATCGAATCACCGCAAAGATGCACGGCATTTACATGATGGTCCTGCACAAGTACTACGTTGACGAAGGCTACGGCGCAATCTTCGTCAAGCCGCTGCTGGCGCTCTCCACGGTTGTGCTGTGGCGCGGAGTTGATCAGGGCGTGATTGATGGACTGGTAAACAGCGCTGGAACGGCGTCGCAAGGCGTGGGCAACGAGCTTCGGCAGATGCAGTCCGGCAATATACGCTCCTATGCGGCCTGGGTCGCCATTGGCGGCGCGGCCATTGTGGCTTACATGATCTGGCTGGGGGTGACGCGATGAATAATTCGATCCTCACGCTGGTCACGTTCGTCCCTGCCATTGGCGCGCTGGCTCTGATGCTGATGCCGCGCAATGATCGCGCTTTGCGCTGGGCTGCGCTCATCATCTCCATCGTCACCTTCGGCTTGTCTCTTTTTCTGCCGATGTATTACGACTACGGCGCTTCAGGATTCCAGTTTGAGACAAATCGCAACTGGATCGGCCAGACCATCCATTACCACATGGGCGCTGACGGCATCTCCATGTGGCTGGTGCTGCTCACCACGCTGCTGGTTCCGGTGAGCGTGCTGGTTTCATGGAAGTCAATTCATGACCGCGTGAAGGAATTCTTCGTCCTGCTGCTGCTGCTGGAAATGGCGATGATCGGCGTTTTCCTTGCGCTGGACATGTTCCTGTTTTACGTTTTCTGGGAAGCCACTCTGATTCCCATGGCGCTGCTGATTGGCATGTACGGGCATGAGCGCCGGGTTTACGCGGCAGTAAAGTTTTTCCTTTATACGATGGTCGCTTCGGTCTTCATGCTGGCCGCGATCATCTGGCTGTACACGCACAATCCGCAACACAACTTTGAATACGCTGCATTCCGCGACGTGATTGCTCACGGCGGCTTCTCTTCCACCGCGCTGCAGTGGCTCTTCCTCGGATTCTTTATCGCCTTTGCCGTAAAGGTTCCGCTCTTCCCTCTCCATACGTGGCTGCCGGACGCGCACGTTGAAGCGCCCACCGCCGGCTCAGTCCTGCTGGCCGGCGTGCTGCTCAAAATGGGTACCTACGGCTTGTTGCGCTTCAACGTCGGCATGTTCCCTGACCAGGCTGCCTACAATTCAAGCTGGATCAATACGCTGGCAGTGATCGGAATCATCTATGGCGCGCTGGTGGCGCTGGTGCAGCCGAACTTAAAAAAGCTGATTGCCTATTCTTCCGTCAGCCATCTAGGTTTTGTGGTGCTGGGGATTTTCAGCCTTACGACCATTGGTACTGACGGCGCGGTTTACCAGATGCTGAACCACGGCATCTCCACTGGCGCGCTGTTCATGCTGGCCGGAATGCTCTATGAACGCAAGCACACGTACGAGTTCAAAGAATTTGGCGGACTCGCCACCCCCATGCCAGTCTATGCAACATTCTTCCTGCTGGCGGTTCTTTCTTCTGTCGGTCTGCCGTTGCTCAACGGTTTCGTGGGCGAGTTCCTGGTGCTGAGCGGCGCATTCCAGAGCGCGGTACCGCATGCCATGCTGTTCGCGATCCTGGGCTCAAGCGGCGTGATCTGGGGCGCATGCTACCTGCTGTGGATGTACCAGAAAGTCTTCTACGGCCAGATCCACCATGACGAAAACAAGACACTGCCGGATATCGATGGCCGCGAACGCATCTCTCTGGTTCCGTTGGTTGTGCTGGCCGTCATCATGGGTGTAGTTTCGCCCTACTGGATGAAGTCGATTCAACCCGCCGTCGTCAGTACCCTACCGCAAGCAGCGGGGGTGAAAGCCCAGGCGCAAAAAGGTCACAGCCAAGACAAACAAGATCTAAAGAGAGTCACTGCAGCTACACCGGCTGCTGCCCCAGTCCAAAACGCTTCCGCCACAGGTGGGCAGAAATAGATGAACCCGATCCAAACAATCGACTATATTCGCATCCTGCCTGAGCTGGTGCTCACTGCCTTTGGCATTATCGTCATGATGGCTGATCCGCTGCTGAAGCCCGGAGCCAGCCGCAAAGGCCTGGGACTGGTTGCTCTGGCCGGCACCATCGCTGCCATTGCAGCCACTTTCTGCCAGATCGCGTGGAACGCCCGCGATGCCAGCTTCGGCACGCCGGGATGGTTTGGCATGGTACGCGTGGATAGCTTCGCCATCTTCTTTCACCTGCTGATTCCTGCGATCTCAGGCGTTTGCATCCTCGCGTCGCTCGAATACCTTGACGCGCAGAACATCCGCAGCGGCGAATACTATGCCCTGATCCTGTTCGGCACTGTGGGCATGGTGCTGATGTCATCTGCGGTCGAGTTGGTGCTGATCTTTATCGCCCTGGAGATTTCTTCCATCTCCACTTATATTCTTGCCGGGTATCGCCGCCGCAATGCTGGCAGCGCGGAATCGGCCATCAAGTATTTTCTGCTTGGGTCATTTGCCACAGCGTTTTTCCTCTATGGGGTGGCTTTGATGTTTGGCGCGACGGGCTCGACCAGCATTTTGAAGATCGGCCCTGCACTCGGCAGCAATCCCGGACTGCTGGCCATTGCCGCCACGGCGCTTATGATCGTTGGCCTAGGATTCAAAGTCGCCGCGGCTCCCTTCCACATCTGGACACCCGACGTTTATGAAGGCGCGCCTGCTCCCATTGTGGCGCTGATGTCTACCGGCCCCAAGGCTGCTGCGTTTGCGGTGCTGCTGCGTGTGCTGTTTGCCACCACCTCGTCAGACTGGCTGCCGTTGATCTGGATCTGCGCCGCGCTCTCCATGACGCTTGGCAACTTTGGCGCGCTGATGCAAAACAACGTAAAGCGCATGCTGGCCTATTCATCCATTGCGCATGCCGGTTACCTGCTGGTGGCTTTTGCGGCCAGCAATGAAATTGGAAGGTCCGCAGCCATCTTTTACACCGCTTCTTATGCGGCGATGAATGTGGGCGCGTTTGCCGTGGTCAGCCACTTTGGCGCTGGTGGCGAGCGCTATGTCTCTGTCGATGATTACTCCGGTCTGGGCCGCCGTTCGCCGTTGCTCGCGTTTACGCTGACGATTTTCATGCTATCTCTGATTGGCATACCCGCGACCGCCGGCTTCCTGGCCAAGTATTACGTGTTCAACGCTGCTCTTTCAGCCAATGCGCATCCCACTGCGCTGGTGTGGCTCACGATCATCGGCCTGGTTAACAGTGCAGTTGCTTCCTACTATTACCTGCGTTTAATTGTGGTGATGTATATGCGCGAACCCGTCATTGCTGAAGCTCCCGCGCCTGCTTCCGGCCCGATGAAGCTGGCGCTGGTTCTCGCCGCGATTGCCACAATTTATTTGGGTGTGATGCCGGGGCGCGTCCTTACCTATTCAGAAGCTGGCGCGCACGACCTGCTTCCTATAGCGGCGGCTGCCGGCAACGCAGTGCCGGTAACTTCAAACCCTGGAAGTTCAACCTTCCCAAGCCCCGTGGCGACTACTCCGGAGAAATAGTCACATCGCGCCGCGCGAAGACCATCGCGGCGGCAATCCAGAAAAACAGGGCCTGAGCGATTGCGCTGACGATGAGTGTGTTCAGCGAATTTCCAAGCGGTCGAAACTGGAAACTCGTCCACAGCGTGCGAAATAGCGCACCGGCAGGAAAGAATGCCCAGGCCACTGGCACTCTAAATTCGAGGAAGATCAAAGGTAAAGCAAGGACGGCTGAAGAAGCTGCGGTCGCCAGCAGCGGATGAAAGAACGTCGCAAAAAACAGGCCGACAGAAACCGCAAAGACGCAGCAGCAGAAAAGCAGCGTCATAATCGCGGCCAATCCATCCACGGGAATTCTGCCCTGCTGGCCCAGCCAGGCTGCCGTGGCGCCGATCAGAAAACAGAATAAAGCAGAAATCATGGTGCAGCCGCATAACAGTCCACCCAGATATTGCCAGCGATGAATGCCTTTGGAGAGCACCGCGAGAATACGGCGCGTTTTGCGCTCCGTTTGCAGCGCGGGGATGGCGATCATTGTGGCAAAGAAGATGGCGTAGCCGGCGTGCCAGCGCAGGAAGAAAAGTATTTCGTCGCGTTGCGTGTGGATGCGATAGATGCCGCCGATTCCCAGCACATAAGCGCACATCACGGCAAGCGCGATCCACTGTGTGCGAACAAAGTTGATGCCGATGAGAACAATGGCTCGCATGGGCTAGTGGGTTGGCGAATACAGGTCGAGCGATGTGCCGTCCACCACCGCAAGTAAGGCGCTTTGCGATACCGCATAATAGATGTTGCTGTGGTGCAGCGTGACAGACAACAGCGGCTGACTGCTGTATATCTGATAGAGATCAACGCGCAAGGGCTGGGCCACGGCGATAGGAATATTTGCTGTGCCTTCACGCTGGACGATGTGGCGTTCCCACTGGATTGCCATGTAGTCACCGCCCCCTTGCACAGAATTGACGAACTCCCTTGTTCCGGTCTTGAGGAAAAATAGCTTTTCGCCGGACCGCGGAAACACGGAAAAATTGCCGCAACCATATGCGACAAATAGCTTATGTTCCAGGGCAGTGGCCTGATATGAACAAGGATGCTCGGCGGAAGTCCAGTCCGGCATCAGCGGAGTCCATTGGCCGTCAAATGTCAGCAATCCAAAGCTGGCCGACGGCGAATAACTGGTGGGACTGGAACTGAGCAGGGCGTGATCAGCGCCTGACCATGAGGCCAGGAACCACGGCAGGCTGAAGCTCTTGATAGTTTCAAGATTGTCGGCGCTCAGGATTTCAATATCCGCCTGGGCCTTTTCTACCTTTGAAGTGGGCGAAATGGCGCTGCGCTGCAGTATTTGCTGGTGAACCAGTTGAACTTCGTCACCAGAGGGTGAGACGCCGATCTGCCATCCCTCCTCCTGGACCTGCCGCTTCAAAGGCATGGCGTGCGACGCGAGCCGCGTGAAGTCCGCCGAATATAAATAGAGGATGTCGCCGGTGCGGACAATAAATTTGCCATCGTGTGTGGCCAGCACCTTGGAAAATTCCGCGTTGGTGGGAAGCTGCAGAGACTTGATCTCGGTACCGTCTGCGGCATTAAGTATCTTGATTTCCAAAATGAAGTTGCCGGAGCCGCCGCTGGCATCGCGCGGCGCAAGTTTGGTCGCCCCGCGCGAATGGTTCACCTGATATACAAGCAGTCTTTCGGGCGAAATGAAAAGCACGCCCTGATGCAGTGTCCAGCGGAAGTTGATGGTGCGGTCAAATGCCTGAAAGCCGTACCGCTGCGTGAGATCGACCTTCCACTTGGGCTGCGCGCTCTGAGCGCAGGCGCAAGCAGAACACAGGCAAAGCAGAGCCAGCCTTTTGATCCATGTTTTCATTTTGGCTCCTGATTACCGGTGGGCTCGGCATGGCCGCCGCCATTCTGGTTCGCCAGTTCCACGAACAGGTCTTCCAGCGTTCGGCGGATCGGGTTTACGGCAATCACTTCGCCTCCGGCAAGCCAGATTTTCTCAATGGTCCTGCGCTGCGTCAGCGCCGGCACTGTGATCTTGATGAAACCGTTCTGCTGTGAGCCTTCAAACATGAGCGCGTCAATTCCCTTGGCGGTGATCACAAACCTATCTTGCGATTCCAGCAACTCGGACAGCGTGCCCACGCGGGCGACGCGGCCTTTGATCACAATGGCCAGGCGGTCGCAGATTTGTTCGACTTCTGAAAGCAGGTGCGAACTGAGAAACACGGTCTTGCCTGCGTCACGTGCGCGCAACAGGATTTCACGCACGCGCATGCGTCCCAGAGGGTCGAGCGCCGAAGCTGGTTCGTCGAGAATAAGTAAATCCGGGTCATTAACCAGCGCCTGCGCCAGTCCTACGCGCTGGAGCATGCCGCGAGAGAACTTGCCGGCGTTGCGATCGGCAACGTCGGTAATCTCAAGCTCCTTGAGCATCTCCGTGGTGCGCTGGCGGAGCTGCGGATCGCGCATGCCGTTCAGGGCGCCGTAAAATCGGACGAGTTTGGCAGCCGATCGGTGATAAAGGGCCACGTTTTCCGCCAGAAAGCCGACGTGGCGACGGGTGGGCGCGTGCCCGAATTCATGTCCCAGCATCTCACCCCGGCCGCTGCTGGGAAACATGAGTCCAATAGCCAGGTGCATGGCCGTGGTTTTGCCTGCGCCGTTGGGGCCGAGGAAGCCGAAGATTTCGCCGCGTTCCACGCGCAAAGAGAAGTTGCGCAGCGCCGTGACCCACTGGCTGTGAAAGAAGCCACGGTAATGTTTGCTGACATCGTTAAAAGCAAGGGCCGGAACGCTGGACATGGGTGGATCAAGCATACCACCGGCGTTCGACCAAAGAGAAAAGGCCTCCGCCGCAGCGAAGGCCTTTTCGTTCCGGGATCTTACTGCGTGCGCAGGAAAAGCAGCACGAAGGTGAACAGAACCAGCGATTCAATAAAGGCCAGTCCGATGAAGAGTGCGAGTTGGATCCCGGCGCGCGCTCCGGGATTACGTGCCAGCGCTTCAGCCACGGAGCCGGCGACTTTGCCCTGGCCAAGTCCAGCCAGACCGGCGGCAAGCCCCATGCCCAGACCAACGCCGATGGGAACGGCCCAATTACCGGCGGGCGCGCCACCCGGTGTTTGCGCGTAGACCGGCGATGCGATCAAAAGGACCGCAGCAGCGATC includes:
- the nuoL gene encoding NADH-quinone oxidoreductase subunit L; this translates as MTKNLNLWVIPLLPLIGAAINGLLGRRFKNAMVSAVALLFTAASFGWAAWAVWTAWPGSGIALPHIETLATWITAGTFSAPFGFQLDQLSMIMVLVVTGVGFLIHIYSVGYMAHEGGYYRFFAYLNLFMFFMLTLVLANNYLLMFVGWEGVGLASYLLIGFFFLKDSAADAGKKAFIVNRIGDFAFLIGMFLLIQHFGTLTFAGDTGVFAQVAKLPQDTGWGWITITALCLMFGATGKSAQVPLYVWLPDAMEGPTPVSALIHAATMVTAGIYMIARSHAIFNLAPHALQIVAIIGCITAIFAATMGLAQTDIKRVLAYSTVSQLGYMFLACGVAAYSAGIFHLMTHAFFKALLFLGAGSVIHAVGGEQDMRRMGGLRKLIPVTFWVVTIATIAIAGIPPFAGFFSKDEILGAVFHSPYGGPVIWGIGVLTAGLTSFYMFRLWFMTFFGELKLGSVDLGEEAHAANAPAQAAHGAASHSHGHADDKSHGHGGVHESPWVMLGPLVILAVLSFGGGWVGVPQFMGGHNEVEHFLAPVMQSAPAVAGEAVSDKDATTSHAGEATPENTSEEWLLAGTSVAAALMGLFFAYLFYYKSPELPDRITAKMHGIYMMVLHKYYVDEGYGAIFVKPLLALSTVVLWRGVDQGVIDGLVNSAGTASQGVGNELRQMQSGNIRSYAAWVAIGGAAIVAYMIWLGVTR
- the nuoK gene encoding NADH-quinone oxidoreductase subunit NuoK; this translates as MVPLSWYLILSGILFALGVLGFLLKRNIITIFMSIELMLNAVNLSFVAFANYWNTHPAADKSIIPLSGQVFVFFVMVVAAAEAAVGLAIIISVFRTRETLNVDRVNLLKL
- the nuoH gene encoding NADH-quinone oxidoreductase subunit NuoH; the protein is MGTVDTKTFIIAAVIKIALVVFIMLTGVAYTTWLERKVIGRIQNRWGPTRVGPFGLLQPLADGIKFILKEDLLPDYVHKGLFILAPMLALVMSLISIAVIPFGETITIAGHTTALQISGMVSSSGGISDINIGLLIILGVTSIGVYGVALAGWSSNSKYSLLGSLRASAQMISYELALGLSLVGILLLSGTLSLRQIVSSQSGNWVLGGHDTHVPHWFIFPQIVGFFIYLLAAYAETNRIPFDMPEAETELVAGYHTEYSSMKFAMFFMAEYVNMFTVACLATLLFFGGWHGPHLAFLPPIGQALLPVVYFAAKVFFFIFLYIWIRGTLPRFRYDQLMAFGWKFLLPLAIANIIVTSLIVAWGA
- the nuoG gene encoding NADH-quinone oxidoreductase subunit NuoG, which translates into the protein MAEVKNVTITVDGKQVTAPAGTLLIEACKAVGIEVPSFCYYPGLSLQAACRMCLVRIEKMPKLQTACTVPITDGMVVATDTDEVRQARKSMIELLLGNHPLDCPVCDAGGECELQDMTFKYGAAESRYMEGKLHKEEQQWSPVVFFDRPRCILCYRCVRVCGEGMDVSALGVQLRGSSSVIAPNEGDHLDCEECGMCIDICPVGALTSGAYRYKTRPWEMKHVGTICTHCGDGCKTTLGVRRSDTGMDIVRGDNRDKSGINGDFLCIKGRYGFDYFDHKDRLRQPLVRKDGKLTPTTWEEAIEHVGKRLREIRDSKGGQSIGVIGSNRTTNEENYLLQKFARTVLGTNNIDHHRTADFAGFARAVSGKENATATMRDVASAPAILLIGNDPTERHPLLAWNIRTNVRLHQAKLFVVNSQPIKLRRQATRFVQVPAGREGKLIAFLNGDDAAAGTLTGGGGSNDALKQLRDELKAQKDLVIIFGSELQGADIAALVKFGAATNAKFICLGDYANSRGAADMGLYPDLLPGYVALDGPHKYNEEWGSLSKTKGLSLQEMMQAAKAGKLAALYVVGSNPVVDYNFDPAALQNTFVVVQELFLTETAMLAEVVLPAASAYEKGGTFTNTCGDLQLLKKAGDITGIKSDFEIIVRVAERIGTEIRKLVPFGGGVRADMGQTRGAQSGEADRHSVWLTANNLEPRLSPFDPYAMLDEIQRLVPGYEFSRLGLLAGNDQHMLAAERSAAGAGDGLVQIVPANDTLFTSGTLGRYSKTLNSVIENKRAPADKEVMAD
- a CDS encoding NADH-quinone oxidoreductase subunit M, giving the protein MNNSILTLVTFVPAIGALALMLMPRNDRALRWAALIISIVTFGLSLFLPMYYDYGASGFQFETNRNWIGQTIHYHMGADGISMWLVLLTTLLVPVSVLVSWKSIHDRVKEFFVLLLLLEMAMIGVFLALDMFLFYVFWEATLIPMALLIGMYGHERRVYAAVKFFLYTMVASVFMLAAIIWLYTHNPQHNFEYAAFRDVIAHGGFSSTALQWLFLGFFIAFAVKVPLFPLHTWLPDAHVEAPTAGSVLLAGVLLKMGTYGLLRFNVGMFPDQAAYNSSWINTLAVIGIIYGALVALVQPNLKKLIAYSSVSHLGFVVLGIFSLTTIGTDGAVYQMLNHGISTGALFMLAGMLYERKHTYEFKEFGGLATPMPVYATFFLLAVLSSVGLPLLNGFVGEFLVLSGAFQSAVPHAMLFAILGSSGVIWGACYLLWMYQKVFYGQIHHDENKTLPDIDGRERISLVPLVVLAVIMGVVSPYWMKSIQPAVVSTLPQAAGVKAQAQKGHSQDKQDLKRVTAATPAAAPVQNASATGGQK
- a CDS encoding NADH-quinone oxidoreductase subunit J — encoded protein: MVHQVLFIAFGLICVAGAINLLVQRHPISSALSLVVVMASLSLIYLLLGAEFVAAIQVIVYAGAIMVLFVFVIMLLNAGAEERTRGSRMALFVGVPGVVVLAGTVGWMLVSGSGRLGTVSISSSNFGETHNIAHLLFRDFLLPFEITSVLILIAIMGAVVLGKREN